The Geobacter sp. AOG2 genome includes a window with the following:
- a CDS encoding chemotaxis protein CheW: protein MSSTALVKVQENGGGGRSGELIQLVSFLLSNEEYGVEVLKVREIIRMPSITKMPNTPDYVEGIINLRGKVIPIISMRRRFDLPESDHDGHTRIMVMDVAGGLTGFIVDGVSEVIRIHNDEIQPPPSMVSGSIDQDFITGVFNHADRLLIIMDVDLMFSRDERESLSGIQ from the coding sequence ATGAGTAGTACGGCGCTTGTCAAGGTTCAAGAAAATGGAGGGGGCGGCCGAAGCGGTGAACTGATCCAACTGGTGAGTTTTCTGCTCAGCAATGAAGAATATGGTGTTGAGGTATTGAAGGTCCGCGAGATCATCCGCATGCCTTCCATCACCAAGATGCCTAATACGCCGGATTATGTTGAGGGTATCATCAACCTGCGCGGCAAGGTGATCCCGATCATTTCGATGCGTCGGAGGTTCGATCTGCCGGAGAGTGACCATGACGGCCACACCCGCATCATGGTAATGGATGTGGCCGGCGGCCTGACCGGATTCATCGTGGATGGCGTATCCGAGGTGATCCGTATCCATAACGACGAGATTCAGCCGCCGCCCTCCATGGTGTCGGGAAGTATTGACCAGGATTTTATTACCGGCGTATTCAATCACGCAGATCGTCTCCTGATAATAATGGATGTGGACCTGATGTTCTCGCGGGATGAGCGTGAAAGCCTCAGTGGGATTCAGTAA
- a CDS encoding sensor histidine kinase: protein MNESFFQTVFEQASDGIVLIDGSSRYLLEANKAFEELVGYPEELLFSLTLNDFIDLSPVGIEMLYKHVLSRNEQYIGELKCRRSDGSLIDVELRLSLLHFEGKEVFCAFIRDVTMYRHVEKDLLETGGRFRQAVFSAPFPIMIHTEDGVVVMINSEWSRRTGYSFKDIPTIDAWVKKAFGAESVSMCDKFGFLYKTKAPCTYEELPVTTNSGEKLVWNFSSAPAGVLPDERRLFITMAMDVTASKHTEADLESSLHEKDVMLREVHHRAKNNMQVIMSLLSLQSRYVSNPETQDFFKESQERVRAMVLIHEMLCNSSSQARIDFNEYARGLVGSIISAYSPDQSSLQVEMRIGRIMVSLDIAVPCGLIIHELVSNSLKHGFPDVRKGTIIIDFERDESGLYTLVVGDNGIGLPKGLNMEMPGTLGLSLINTLTKQLQGVAEFVGTSGTVCKVSFRG, encoded by the coding sequence ATGAACGAAAGCTTTTTTCAGACTGTTTTCGAGCAGGCGTCGGACGGGATCGTCCTGATCGACGGCTCCAGCAGATACCTGCTGGAGGCCAATAAGGCCTTTGAGGAGTTGGTTGGCTATCCAGAAGAGCTGTTGTTCTCCCTGACCCTCAATGATTTTATCGACCTTTCTCCGGTAGGGATCGAGATGCTTTATAAGCATGTCCTTTCCAGGAATGAACAGTATATCGGCGAACTGAAATGCCGGCGGTCGGACGGTAGTCTGATTGACGTGGAGTTAAGGCTGAGCCTGCTTCACTTCGAGGGTAAGGAGGTTTTTTGCGCTTTTATCCGCGATGTCACCATGTACCGGCACGTGGAAAAGGACCTCCTGGAAACGGGCGGCAGGTTCCGTCAGGCGGTCTTTTCCGCGCCGTTCCCCATCATGATTCATACTGAGGACGGCGTAGTTGTGATGATCAACAGCGAATGGTCGAGACGAACCGGTTATTCCTTCAAGGATATCCCCACGATCGATGCCTGGGTGAAGAAGGCCTTCGGCGCCGAGTCTGTTTCGATGTGCGATAAGTTTGGGTTTCTGTATAAAACCAAGGCTCCCTGTACGTATGAGGAACTTCCGGTAACTACCAACAGCGGTGAGAAGCTTGTGTGGAATTTTAGTTCGGCCCCCGCAGGTGTGCTTCCCGATGAGCGCCGTCTGTTCATCACCATGGCCATGGATGTAACCGCAAGCAAGCATACCGAGGCCGATCTCGAGTCGTCGCTTCATGAAAAGGATGTCATGCTGCGGGAGGTCCACCATCGGGCAAAGAATAATATGCAGGTCATCATGAGTCTGCTCAGCCTACAGTCAAGGTACGTAAGCAACCCCGAAACTCAGGACTTTTTCAAGGAGAGCCAGGAAAGAGTCAGGGCCATGGTGCTTATTCATGAAATGCTGTGCAACTCCAGCAGCCAGGCACGGATCGATTTCAATGAGTATGCGCGAGGCTTGGTGGGAAGCATCATAAGCGCTTACAGTCCCGACCAGAGTTCACTTCAGGTGGAAATGCGTATCGGCCGGATAATGGTCAGCCTGGACATAGCAGTGCCGTGCGGCCTTATTATCCATGAACTGGTTTCCAATAGCCTGAAACACGGTTTCCCGGATGTCCGGAAAGGGACGATCATCATCGATTTTGAGCGCGACGAGTCGGGTTTGTACACACTTGTGGTGGGTGACAACGGTATCGGCCTTCCCAAGGGACTCAATATGGAGATGCCGGGTACGCTCGGCCTGAGCCTGATCAACACGTTGACAAAGCAGCTTCAGGGGGTTGCCGAATTCGTTGGCACCTCAGGGACCGTTTGCAAAGTATCATTCAGAGGATAG
- a CDS encoding GGDEF domain-containing response regulator — MSGKVKILVVEDEAVVAEDLKQTLIGMGYDVPAVVYSGERVLEATEEEQPELILMDISLGRGDDGITAAGRLRARFDIPVIYLSFLADDDTFQRSLLTGPFAFLMKPFDSLRLRQTIEIALAKHAIEKKLKESGEHYRTIFEVSGSAMMIVDENGTIAMVNEEFAQLSGYSKEEVECRKEWSDFFVMEQFAAKEIQQCLRGAAGGAVSLDNVSLFIGSNQRTSYVCTKIKKVPGTERCVVSMIDITEIKRAEEEIRALNAELIKVNTLLKQEVAERRNSEKQLQHQANHDSLTGLPNRELLFDRLKQALAYEDRHNNLLALMILDLDNFKAINDTLGHVVGDILLKDVAKRLQQCMRQYDTVARFGGDEFVIVVNEMPDIHDIVKFAEKVLELFQRPFYILDQPTYVTTSIGISIYPLQSTTVEGLLKTADIAMYQAKREGKNSFQFFTESMALKSDERAIMKKRLRSALEREEFLPHYQPRIDATTGKITGMEALMRWQPRGAPLAFPAEFFPMLEESGLIIPAGEWLLDMVCRQNKAWQERGMEPLRVAVNTSARQFHQEDFTEKVSQALASTRLDPHYLEIELPEKIIMDNITESVRKLGELREIGVKISIDNFGTGYSSLSYLNRLPIDELQIDKSLVNSITVDPGEAMVVSAIITMGHSLGKKLVAEGVESEEQYVFLAQQRCEEMQGHYFSRPLPPDDFEKLVRLFPIPT; from the coding sequence ATGTCCGGTAAGGTTAAAATTCTGGTCGTTGAGGATGAAGCCGTTGTCGCTGAAGACCTCAAGCAGACCTTGATCGGGATGGGATATGACGTGCCCGCTGTGGTCTATTCGGGGGAGCGTGTCCTTGAGGCGACGGAGGAGGAACAGCCGGAGCTCATTCTGATGGATATTTCTCTCGGGCGGGGCGACGACGGTATTACGGCCGCCGGGAGGCTCCGAGCCCGTTTCGATATACCGGTGATCTATCTCTCCTTTCTTGCTGACGACGATACGTTTCAACGCTCGCTCCTGACTGGTCCCTTTGCTTTCCTCATGAAGCCGTTTGACTCCCTGCGCCTTCGCCAGACCATAGAAATAGCGCTTGCCAAACATGCGATCGAAAAAAAATTGAAGGAGAGCGGAGAACACTACCGCACGATCTTCGAGGTAAGCGGCAGCGCAATGATGATCGTTGACGAAAACGGCACTATTGCCATGGTCAACGAAGAATTCGCGCAGTTGTCCGGGTACTCGAAGGAGGAAGTCGAATGTCGGAAGGAATGGTCTGACTTCTTTGTGATGGAGCAATTCGCTGCCAAAGAGATACAGCAATGCCTGAGAGGAGCTGCAGGCGGAGCGGTTTCACTGGATAATGTTTCCTTGTTTATCGGCAGCAACCAACGTACCAGCTATGTTTGCACCAAGATTAAAAAAGTGCCCGGCACGGAGCGGTGTGTCGTGTCGATGATCGACATAACTGAGATCAAGAGGGCCGAAGAAGAGATTCGTGCCCTCAATGCAGAATTGATCAAGGTCAATACTCTCCTCAAGCAGGAGGTCGCCGAACGCAGAAATTCGGAAAAGCAACTCCAGCATCAGGCGAATCACGACTCTCTTACCGGTCTTCCCAACCGGGAGTTGCTCTTTGACCGTCTGAAACAAGCCCTGGCTTACGAAGATCGGCATAACAACCTGCTGGCCCTGATGATCCTCGATCTTGACAACTTTAAGGCGATTAACGATACGCTCGGTCACGTTGTCGGGGATATTCTCCTGAAGGATGTGGCCAAACGTCTCCAGCAGTGCATGCGGCAGTACGACACGGTCGCCAGGTTTGGGGGTGACGAATTCGTCATCGTTGTCAACGAGATGCCGGATATCCACGACATCGTCAAATTTGCCGAAAAGGTGCTGGAGCTGTTTCAGCGCCCCTTCTATATCCTTGACCAACCAACCTACGTTACGACCAGCATCGGGATTTCCATCTATCCGCTTCAGAGTACCACGGTCGAAGGCTTGCTGAAGACGGCCGATATAGCCATGTATCAGGCCAAAAGGGAAGGGAAGAATTCGTTTCAGTTCTTCACCGAATCAATGGCTCTCAAGAGTGACGAACGCGCCATCATGAAAAAACGGCTGCGGTCTGCATTGGAACGGGAAGAGTTCCTGCCCCATTACCAACCGCGCATCGACGCCACCACCGGGAAGATTACCGGGATGGAGGCTTTGATGCGCTGGCAACCCCGAGGAGCTCCCCTGGCCTTTCCCGCGGAGTTCTTTCCCATGCTTGAGGAGAGCGGTCTGATCATCCCGGCGGGTGAGTGGCTGCTGGATATGGTGTGTCGCCAGAATAAGGCGTGGCAGGAGAGGGGGATGGAACCGCTCCGCGTGGCGGTGAACACGTCGGCGCGACAGTTCCATCAGGAGGACTTCACGGAAAAGGTATCCCAGGCCCTCGCAAGCACTCGGCTCGATCCGCATTATCTGGAAATCGAACTGCCGGAAAAGATCATCATGGACAACATCACCGAAAGCGTGCGCAAGCTTGGAGAATTAAGGGAGATCGGCGTCAAGATCTCCATCGACAATTTTGGCACGGGCTATTCATCGCTCAGTTACCTGAATAGGCTCCCCATTGATGAACTGCAGATCGATAAATCCCTGGTCAACAGCATTACCGTCGATCCGGGCGAAGCGATGGTTGTTTCCGCAATCATAACCATGGGGCACAGTCTGGGCAAAAAGCTTGTTGCCGAAGGGGTTGAATCGGAGGAACAATACGTGTTCCTCGCACAGCAGCGGTGCGAGGAGATGCAGGGGCACTATTTCAGCAGGCCGCTTCCACCGGATGATTTTGAAAAACTGGTGCGGCTGTTTCCTATTCCAACGTAA
- a CDS encoding Ppx/GppA phosphatase family protein, protein MKKTRLAAIDIGTNSIRCIVVEADQQGRFMVLDDEKATVRLGEQLSKTGAISPAAFTRAVEAISRIRKLIDGLKVTDVEAVATSAVRSATNGPELVEVLSRELSREIRVISGEEEAELAAISALHNFEMNGKRYAMIDIGGGSVEIVTALGNHVEECYSLDLGAVVLTERFFPTDPIRPGDFQKFQRYVRAELKKAFSGQKISVQTFIGSGGTITSLGYMVMNMRRQEYSSVHGYETMRSELVHLLAMLMRRDIKGRRAVPGLNPDRSDIIVAGLGVVDELMRFFGANTLLVNERGIREGLIIRCMKRLGLMPVEEGQRNWRQSVLEFARSCHCDESHSRHVAGMALAIFDSLAKEFRLKKVERKMLEAAAYLHDIGYFISYSSHHKHSYHLIRHADLFGFAPQEREMIAHIARYHRKSLPKKKHVEFLRMPEKDQQTVCRLGGILRLADGLDRRRSCLVEVVELVHSGNDYRMKLLGTEDISVEIFGGNAKKDLFEKAFEGNIIFVTS, encoded by the coding sequence ATGAAAAAAACACGACTTGCCGCTATCGATATAGGAACAAACTCCATTCGCTGTATTGTGGTCGAAGCGGACCAGCAAGGACGCTTCATGGTGTTGGACGATGAGAAGGCCACTGTACGGCTCGGTGAACAACTCAGCAAGACCGGAGCCATATCTCCTGCGGCTTTCACACGGGCAGTTGAGGCCATCAGTCGTATCCGCAAACTGATTGACGGTCTGAAAGTGACCGATGTCGAGGCGGTAGCCACCAGCGCCGTCAGAAGTGCAACCAACGGCCCCGAATTGGTGGAGGTCCTGAGCCGCGAGCTAAGCCGGGAGATCCGGGTCATTTCCGGCGAAGAGGAGGCAGAACTGGCCGCCATATCCGCTCTGCACAACTTCGAGATGAACGGCAAGCGCTATGCCATGATCGACATTGGCGGCGGCAGCGTTGAGATCGTCACGGCCTTGGGAAACCATGTTGAAGAGTGCTATTCCCTTGACCTGGGCGCCGTGGTGCTGACTGAACGATTTTTCCCCACCGACCCGATCAGGCCCGGCGATTTCCAAAAATTTCAGCGTTATGTGCGGGCAGAGCTCAAGAAGGCCTTTTCCGGGCAGAAAATCTCCGTCCAGACATTCATCGGCTCCGGCGGCACCATCACCTCCCTGGGCTACATGGTTATGAACATGCGGCGGCAGGAGTACTCGTCGGTCCACGGCTACGAGACCATGCGCTCCGAACTGGTGCACCTGCTGGCGATGCTGATGCGGCGGGATATCAAGGGAAGACGCGCGGTACCTGGTCTGAATCCTGATCGGTCCGACATCATCGTGGCCGGCTTGGGAGTTGTCGACGAACTCATGCGCTTTTTTGGCGCCAATACACTGTTGGTTAACGAGCGAGGCATCCGCGAGGGGCTGATTATCAGATGCATGAAACGCCTCGGACTCATGCCGGTGGAAGAGGGGCAGCGCAATTGGCGCCAGTCGGTTCTGGAGTTCGCCCGTTCCTGTCACTGTGACGAATCCCACTCCCGACATGTGGCCGGTATGGCTCTGGCCATCTTTGACTCCCTGGCCAAAGAATTCCGCCTGAAGAAAGTGGAGCGAAAAATGCTCGAAGCGGCGGCCTACCTGCACGACATAGGCTACTTCATCAGTTACAGTAGCCATCACAAACATTCCTACCACCTGATCCGCCATGCGGATCTGTTCGGGTTTGCCCCTCAGGAGCGTGAGATGATCGCCCATATCGCCCGCTACCACCGCAAGTCGCTCCCCAAAAAAAAACATGTTGAATTCCTGCGCATGCCGGAAAAAGACCAGCAGACCGTCTGCCGGCTAGGGGGAATCCTGCGTCTCGCCGATGGCCTTGACCGACGCAGGAGTTGCCTGGTGGAGGTGGTGGAACTCGTCCACAGCGGGAATGACTACAGGATGAAACTCTTGGGGACCGAGGACATCTCGGTTGAGATATTCGGCGGTAACGCAAAAAAAGACTTATTTGAGAAAGCCTTCGAAGGGAACATCATCTTTGTAACCAGCTAA
- a CDS encoding DUF3488 and transglutaminase-like domain-containing protein — protein sequence MVAISSLIAILSYVIALCGIVPLFPWLATAPRAALAAGLLAGIWQDRRGAWPVKNWQFNLAVVPAFLYYAFQFSRSNPVQPVVSTLAIMLAVRLCGEKSVRHHLQIAALSLFCLASSSLFDLSPIFLLYLTLLLLLVAVCLVLLTFHSLDSRMVLHRAHLRKVLTVGLVMPLASLPLLVVFFPILPRTQIPLWNILAAPAVRPSGFSDKVEPGTSTSVGESRTIAFRAEMPRQPQQYLYWRGTVFNRMDGQRWVRDTAIPPEQLLYKEVRIPQTIYPEPGPSRVLFSLDAPAAIALPKARGASDGTFEYPVPITRRLGYRADSVTSGILPTAKGINRAFYLRLPADIPQRVRQLADDIRRQGTSDARRLELLEQYFRNGNYRYSMRGLPTGKHALEQFLFEKKQGHCEFFASAFALLLRAANVPARLVGGYLGGGYNELGGYYLVSDDLAHVWVEAYIDGRGWLRVDPSSFARNAGEVWGGEKWTSPTMKLRLFLDSLDYTWNRTIVTYDFEQQVEIARSAGKSLQKFEAGKAARAALPYLLLPVVLMVALIIIARRPWLYGSQNERLLRRFYRLIERDCGISAQPGRQGLFEIARQARNTTVREFAGIYAGAVYRDRKLTSPELARLRRILKNGFVTKA from the coding sequence ATGGTCGCGATTAGCTCACTGATAGCCATACTCTCATACGTCATCGCCCTGTGCGGGATCGTGCCGCTCTTCCCCTGGTTAGCTACGGCGCCGCGGGCCGCCCTTGCGGCGGGCCTGCTGGCGGGTATCTGGCAGGATCGTCGGGGGGCATGGCCCGTGAAGAATTGGCAGTTCAACCTGGCCGTCGTACCGGCATTCCTCTACTATGCATTCCAGTTCAGCCGCAGTAATCCGGTCCAACCGGTGGTAAGCACGTTGGCCATCATGCTGGCGGTCAGGTTGTGCGGAGAAAAGAGTGTGCGCCACCATCTGCAGATTGCAGCCTTGTCCCTGTTCTGCCTTGCCTCCTCCTCCCTGTTCGACCTCAGCCCCATATTCCTCCTCTACCTGACCCTTTTGCTGTTATTGGTGGCGGTGTGTCTGGTTCTTTTGACCTTTCACTCCCTGGACAGCCGCATGGTCCTGCACCGTGCCCATTTGCGCAAGGTGCTGACGGTGGGGCTCGTAATGCCTCTGGCCTCCCTGCCGCTTCTGGTTGTCTTCTTTCCGATCCTGCCCCGCACCCAGATTCCCTTGTGGAATATCCTGGCGGCACCGGCAGTTCGCCCCTCAGGCTTCAGCGACAAGGTGGAGCCCGGTACCAGTACCTCTGTCGGAGAATCGCGAACCATCGCCTTCCGTGCCGAGATGCCACGCCAGCCGCAGCAGTACCTCTATTGGCGCGGCACGGTCTTCAACCGCATGGACGGACAGCGATGGGTGCGCGACACCGCCATCCCGCCGGAACAGCTTTTGTACAAGGAGGTACGGATACCCCAGACTATCTACCCGGAGCCGGGACCGTCCCGGGTCCTCTTCAGCCTTGACGCGCCTGCCGCTATCGCCTTGCCCAAGGCGCGGGGAGCCTCGGACGGCACTTTCGAGTATCCGGTGCCGATCACCCGGCGCTTGGGTTACCGGGCTGATTCTGTTACCTCGGGCATCCTGCCAACGGCCAAAGGGATAAACCGGGCCTTCTATCTGAGACTGCCCGCCGATATCCCGCAACGGGTACGGCAACTCGCGGACGACATAAGGCGGCAAGGGACCAGTGATGCCCGCAGGCTGGAGTTATTGGAACAGTATTTTCGCAACGGGAACTACCGTTACAGCATGCGCGGCCTGCCTACCGGCAAACACGCCCTGGAGCAGTTCCTGTTTGAAAAAAAACAGGGGCACTGCGAGTTTTTCGCCTCCGCATTTGCCCTGCTCCTGCGCGCCGCCAATGTTCCGGCAAGGTTGGTAGGCGGATACCTGGGGGGGGGATACAATGAACTGGGAGGCTATTACCTGGTCAGCGACGACCTGGCTCATGTCTGGGTCGAGGCATATATCGACGGTCGCGGCTGGCTGCGGGTGGACCCCAGCAGCTTTGCCCGTAACGCCGGCGAGGTATGGGGAGGTGAGAAATGGACCAGCCCGACGATGAAACTGCGCCTGTTCCTCGACTCACTCGATTACACCTGGAACCGCACTATCGTCACCTACGACTTCGAGCAACAGGTCGAAATTGCCCGTAGTGCCGGCAAAAGTCTGCAAAAATTCGAGGCAGGAAAGGCTGCCAGGGCCGCCCTGCCCTATCTCCTGCTGCCAGTAGTACTGATGGTGGCACTGATCATTATCGCTCGTCGCCCATGGCTGTACGGATCACAGAACGAGCGACTGCTACGGCGTTTCTACCGTTTGATTGAACGAGACTGCGGAATATCGGCACAGCCGGGCAGACAGGGACTCTTTGAGATTGCGAGACAGGCTAGGAACACTACGGTGCGGGAATTTGCGGGCATCTACGCTGGAGCTGTGTACCGGGATCGAAAACTGACAAGCCCTGAACTCGCGCGCCTGCGACGCATCCTGAAAAACGGATTTGTTACAAAAGCATAA
- a CDS encoding DUF58 domain-containing protein — translation MGFSAVNTGNNLLFLMVSGLLAFMSVTGYVGMRNIKGLTPEVLPPAELFAGTAATFCLRLHNNKRHVTSFLIRLECPGGQGVTFPLIGCGASAEGKVALTFADRGHAAIDRITVSSPFPVNFFTRYWTFAADNRFVVFPHLLAGMTVGNDGETERQGNSIRQGRGQDGELERIAAYSGSEPLRMIHWKLSARSEDLQVKEFGSQAVPPLIIDLDGLPGRDLEQRISRAAWLVRRWVGLRPVGLRWGGRIIPAGTGRRHGMKLLTELALYGRD, via the coding sequence TTGGGTTTCTCAGCCGTCAATACCGGGAACAACCTGCTGTTTCTGATGGTATCGGGCCTACTGGCGTTCATGTCGGTTACCGGTTATGTCGGCATGCGCAACATCAAAGGACTCACCCCCGAAGTACTTCCACCGGCCGAGTTGTTCGCCGGAACCGCCGCCACTTTTTGCCTGCGCCTTCACAACAACAAGCGACATGTTACCTCCTTCCTGATCCGACTGGAGTGCCCCGGCGGCCAGGGTGTCACCTTTCCTCTGATCGGTTGCGGTGCATCGGCTGAGGGGAAGGTTGCCCTCACGTTCGCCGATCGAGGCCACGCCGCCATTGACCGGATAACCGTAAGTTCCCCCTTCCCGGTGAATTTTTTCACCCGCTACTGGACATTTGCAGCAGACAACCGGTTTGTCGTCTTTCCCCATCTGCTGGCCGGAATGACGGTCGGGAACGATGGTGAAACGGAACGCCAGGGAAACAGTATCCGGCAGGGCCGGGGCCAGGACGGCGAACTGGAGCGGATTGCAGCCTACTCCGGCAGTGAGCCGTTACGGATGATTCACTGGAAACTCTCCGCCCGTAGTGAGGATTTGCAGGTCAAGGAGTTCGGCAGCCAAGCGGTACCGCCCCTGATTATCGACCTTGATGGGCTGCCGGGACGAGACCTTGAACAGCGTATATCCCGCGCGGCCTGGTTGGTGAGGCGCTGGGTGGGACTACGGCCGGTCGGCCTCAGGTGGGGCGGAAGGATCATCCCGGCCGGGACCGGACGGCGTCACGGCATGAAATTGCTGACGGAGCTTGCCCTCTATGGTCGCGATTAG
- a CDS encoding MoxR family ATPase — translation MISILDTLSRDYLHGKEEVLRLSMIALLTGGHILIEDLPGLGKTTIALALAGITGLSFGRVQCTSDLLPSDITGLSVFNRDEGRFTFLPGPIFNNIVLLDEINRAMPRTQSAMLEAMEERRVTVEGVTHHLPDPFMVFATQNPSDQSGTFPLPESQLDRFLICTGIGYPPEHLEKAIIASGGIRERIGNMAPAASTADILEARRNVETDIYLSDKVVGYIYALVAATRSHGMIQTGLSTRAAINLAQAARAAAFLEGRDYVAPDDVKGIAVAVCAHRLVMRADQETADKGELLRALIADIALPLA, via the coding sequence ATGATATCCATACTCGACACCTTGAGCCGCGATTATCTCCACGGCAAGGAAGAGGTGCTGCGACTTTCCATGATTGCACTCCTGACCGGTGGACACATCCTGATTGAGGATTTACCCGGATTGGGCAAGACAACCATCGCCTTGGCTCTTGCCGGCATTACCGGCCTTTCCTTTGGCAGGGTGCAGTGCACCAGCGACCTGCTTCCTTCGGATATCACCGGACTGTCGGTGTTCAACCGCGACGAAGGACGTTTTACGTTTTTGCCGGGGCCGATCTTCAACAACATCGTCCTCCTTGATGAGATCAACCGGGCCATGCCGCGCACCCAGAGCGCCATGCTGGAGGCTATGGAAGAACGGCGGGTGACGGTGGAAGGAGTAACACACCACCTACCTGATCCCTTCATGGTCTTCGCCACCCAGAACCCTTCCGACCAGAGCGGCACGTTCCCTCTGCCGGAATCCCAGCTCGACCGTTTCCTGATCTGCACTGGCATTGGCTATCCACCGGAACACCTGGAAAAAGCGATTATTGCAAGCGGCGGCATCCGCGAGCGAATCGGCAACATGGCACCGGCGGCCTCGACTGCCGACATCCTGGAAGCACGCAGGAATGTCGAAACCGACATCTATCTCTCGGACAAAGTGGTCGGCTATATCTACGCTCTGGTGGCTGCCACACGTAGCCACGGCATGATTCAGACAGGTCTCTCCACCCGGGCCGCTATCAATCTCGCCCAGGCTGCACGCGCTGCCGCATTTCTGGAGGGGCGAGACTACGTGGCGCCGGATGACGTAAAGGGGATTGCAGTTGCCGTCTGTGCCCACCGGCTGGTCATGCGGGCCGACCAGGAAACCGCTGACAAAGGTGAATTATTACGGGCACTCATCGCCGACATAGCGCTTCCTTTGGCCTGA